The Gallus gallus isolate bGalGal1 chromosome 23, bGalGal1.mat.broiler.GRCg7b, whole genome shotgun sequence genome includes a region encoding these proteins:
- the PTPRU gene encoding receptor-type tyrosine-protein phosphatase U isoform X3: MRSARALLLALALRVCALDSETPSGERGAGCTFEEDDDLNQCEYSQGEDDDFGWELVRSYMMPHLTADLPHGSYLMVNASQHAAGQRAHLLFQALSENDTHCLQFSYFMYSRDGHSPGTLSAYVRVMGGPVGSAVWNASGSHGRQWHQAELAVSLFWPSEYQVLFEAVISSERRGYLGLDDILLLNYPCSKAPHFSRLGDVEVNAGQNATFQCVAAGKAAEAERFLMQRQSGEVVPAASVKHISHRRFLATFQLDEVSKGEQDLYRCVTQSSRGSGVSNFAELIVKEPPTPIAPPQLLRAGSTYLIIQLNTNSIIGDGPIVRKEIEYRMTSGPWSEVHAVNMQTYKLWHLDPDTEYEISVLLTRPGEGGTGKPGPPLISRTKCAEPMRAPKGLAFSEIQSRQLTLQWEPLGYNLTRCHTYSVSLCYRYLVGSGLNQTFRECAKMERNANRYTIKNLLPYRNIHVKLILSNPEGRKEGKEVTFQTDEDVPGGIASESLTFTPLEDMIFLKWEEPVEPNGLITQYEISYQSIESSDPAVNVPGPRRTVSKLRNETYHVFSNLHPGTTYLFSVRARTGKGFGQTALTEITTNISAPTFDYGDMPSPLGESESTITVLLRPAQGRGAPISTYQVIVEEDRPKRIKRELGGQECFPVPLTFDDAMSRGSVHYFGAELPASSLTEAKPFTVGDNQTYSGYWNPPLEPKKAYLIYFQAMSNLKGETRLNCIRIARKAACKESKRPLEVSQHSEEMGLILGICAGGLVVLIILLGAIIVVIRKGRNYYSYSYYPKPVNMTKATINYRHEKTHMMSAIDRSFTDQSTLQEDERLGLSFMDTHNYSNRGKDRELQCSHCCDQRSSVVNESSSLLGGSPRRQCGRKGSPYHTGQLHPAVRVADLLQHINQMKTAEGYGFKQEYESFFEGWDASKKKDKTKGRQDHVSTYDRHRVKLHPLLGDPNSDYINANYIDGYHRSNHFIATQGPKQEMVYDFWRMVWQEHCSSIVMITKLVEVGRVKCSKYWPDDSEMYGDIKITLVKSEMLAEYAVRTFALERRGYSARHEVKQFHFTSWPEHGVPYHATGLLAFIRRVKASTPPDAGPIVIHCSAGTGRTGCYIVLDVMLDMAECEGVVDIYNCVKTLCSRRINMIQTEEQYIFIHDAILEACLCGETSIPASEFKPTYKEMVRIEPQSNSSQLREEFQTLNSVTPHLDVEECSIALLPRNRERNRSMDVLPPDRCLPFLISVDGDSNNYINAALTDSYTKSAAFIVTLHPLQNTTTDFWRLVYDYGCTSIVMLNQLNQSNSAWPCLQYWPEPGLQHYGPMEVEYVSGAADEDIVSRLFRVQNITRLQEGHLMVRHFQYLRWSAYRDTPDSKKSFLHLLAQVERWQKESGDGRTVVHCLNGGGRSGTYCASTMILEMIKCHNMADIFYAAKTLRNYKPNMVETLEQYHFCYDIALEYLESLETR; the protein is encoded by the exons GCTCCTACCTGATGGTGAACGCCTCGCAGCACGCCGCTGGCCAGAGGGCCCACCTGCTCTTCCAGGCGCTGAGCGAGAACGACACCCACTGCCTGCAGTTCAGCTACTTCATGTACAGCCGTGATGGTCACAGCCCCGGCACCCTCAGCGCCTACGTGCGGGTGATGGGGGGCCCGGTGGGCAGCGCGGTCTGGAATGCCTCAGGCTCCCACGGCCGCCAGTGGCACCAGGCTGAGCTGGCCGTCAGCTTGTTCTGGCCCAGCGAGTACCAG GTCCTCTTCGAGGCGGTGATCTCCAGCGAGCGCCGGGGCTACCTTGGCTTGGATGACATCTTGCTCTTGAATTATCCATGCT CGAAAGCCCCTCACTTCTCCCGCCTGGGTGACGTGGAGGTGAATGCGGGGCAAAATGCCACCTTCCAGTGTGTGGCTGCTGGCAAGGCCGCCGAGGCAGAGCGCTTCCTCATGCAG AGGCAGAGTGGCGAAGTGGTCCCCGCTGCCTCCGTGAAGCACATCAGCCACCGGCGCTTCCTGGCCACCTTCCAGCTGGACGAGGTGTCCAAAGGCGAGCAGGACCTGTACCGCTGTGTCACCCAGTCCAGCCGTGGCTCAGGGGTCTCCAACTTTGCTGAGCTCATTGTGAAAG AGCCCCCAACACCCATCGCACCCCCCCAGCTGCTGCGGGCTGGCTCCACCTACCTCATCATCCAGCTCAACACCAACTCCATCATCGGCGACGGCCCCATCGTGCGCAAGGAGATAGAGTACCGCATGACCTCAGGGCCATGGTCAGAGGTGCACGCTGTCAACATGCAGACCTACAAGCTCTGGCACCTGGATCCTGACACAGAGTACGAGATCAGCGTCCTGCTGACGCGTCCCGGTGAAGGGGGCACAGGCAAACCGGGACCCCCCCTCATCAGCCGCACCAAGTGTGCAG AGCCCATGCGGGCCCCCAAAGGCCTGGCTTTCTCCGAGATCCAATCCAGGCAGCTGACACTGCAGTGGGAACCGCTGGGCTACAACCTGACCCGCTGCCACACCTACAGCGTCTCGCTGTGCTACCGCTACCTGGTGGGCAGCGGCCTCAACCAGACCTTCCGCGAGTGTGCCAAGATGGAGCGCAACGCCAACCGCTACACCATCAAAAACCTGCTGCCCTACAGGAACATCCACGTCAAGCTCATCCTCTCCAACCCCGAGGGCCGCAAGGAGGGCAAGGAGGTGACGTTCCAGACGGATGAGGACG tgcCTGGTGGCATCGCCTCTGAGTCACTCACCTTCACCCCTCTGGAGGACATGATCTTTCTGAAGTGGGAGGAACCGGTGGAGCCCAATGGCCTCATCACGCAGTACGAG ATCAGCTACCAAAGCATTGAGTCCTCTGACCCAGCAGTCAACGTTCCCGGCCCGCGACGCACCGTCTCCAAGCTGCGCAATGAGACGTACCACGTCTTCTCCAACCTGCACCCTGGCACCACCTACCTCTTCTCAGTGCGTGCCCGCACAGGCAAGGGCTTTGGCCAGACAGCGCTCACAGAGATCACCACCAACATATCTG CTCCCACCTTCGACTATGGGGATATGCCATCACCTCTGGGCGAGTCAGAGAGCACAATCACGGTGCTGCTGCGGCCGGCGCAGGGCCGGGGGGCTCCCATCAG TACCTACCAGGTCATCGTGGAGGAGGACCGGCCCAAGAGGATCAAGCGGGAGCTGGGTGGGCAGGAGTGCTTCCCGGTGCCACTGACGTTTGATGATGCCATGTCTCGCGGCTCTGTGCACTATTttggggctgagctgcctgccagcagcctCACTGAAGCCAAGCCCTTCACTGTAGGGGACAACCAGACCTACAGTGGCTACTGGAACCCGCCACTGGAGCCCAAGAAGGCCTATCTCATCTACTTTCAGGCCATGAGCAACCTTAAAGGG GAAACCCGGCTCAACTGTATCCGCATTGCCCGCAAAG CTGCCTGCAAAGAGAGCAAACGACCTCTGGAGGTGTCTCAGCACTCGGAGGAGATGGGGCTGATCCTGGGAATCTGTGCTGGTGGGCTCGTCGTCCTCATTATCCTGCTGGGAGCCATCATTGTTGTCATTCGGAAAGG GAGGAACTACTATTCTTACTCCTATTACCC CAAACCTGTCAACATGACCAAAGCAACAATTAATTACCGCCACGAGAAGACACACATGATGAGTGCCATCGACCGGAGCTTCACGGACCAGAGCACGCTGCAGGAGGATGAGAGGCTGGGGCTGTCCTTCATGGACACCCACAACTACAGCAACCGTGGTAAGGACCGGGAGCTGCAGTGTTCCCATTGCT GTGACCAGCGCAGCAGTGTGGTCAATGAgtccagcagcctgctggggggATCTCCTCGCCGCCAGTGTGGCCGCAAAGGGTCCCCGTATCACACTGGGCAGCTGCACCCCGCCGTGCGCGTGGCAGATCTCCTCCAACACATCAACCAGATGAAGACAGCAGAAGGCTACGGCTTCAAGCAGGAGTATGAG AGCTTCTTTGAAGGCTGGGATGCTtcaaagaagaaagacaagACCAAAGGGAGACAGGATCACGTGTCGACGT ATGACCGCCACCGTGTGAAGCTCCATCCACTGCTGGGCGATCCCAACTCGGATTACATCAACGCCAACTACATTGAT GGTTATCACAGGTCCAACCACTTCATCGCCACCCAAG GTCCTAAGCAGGAGATGGTGTACGACTTCTGGCGCATGGTGTGGCAGGAGCACTGTTCCAGCATCGTGATGATAACCAAGCTGGTGGAAGTGGGCCGG GTGAAATGCTCCAAATATTGGCCGGATGACTCGGAGATGTATGGGGACATCAAGATCACCTTGGTGAAGTCAGAGATGCTGGCAGAGTACGCCGTGCGGACCTTTGCTCTCGAGAGG CGAGGTTACTCAGCCCGGCACGAAGTGAAGCAGTTCCACTTCACATCCTGGCCTGAGCACGGCGTCCCCTACCACGCCACGGGGCTGCTGGCCTTCATCCGCCGTGTGAAGGCATCCACACCACCCGATGCTGGCCCCATCGTCATCCACTGCAG TGCTGGCACGGGGAGGACCGGCTGCTACATCGTTCTGGATGTTATGCTGGACATGGCCGAGTGTGAGGGTGTTGTGGACATCTACAACTGTGTGAAGACGCTGTGCTCACGGAGGATCAACATGATACAGACAGAG gAGCAGTACATCTTCATCCACGATGCCATCCTGGAAGCCTGCCTGTGTGGTGAAACCAGCATCCCTGCCAGCGAGTTCAAGCCCACCTACAAGGAGATGGTGAGGATTGAGCCGCAGAGCAATTCCTCACAGCTGCGGGAGGAGTTCCAG ACCTTGAACTCGGTGACTCCCCACCTGGATGTGGAAGAGTGCAGCATCGCCCTCCTGCCCCGCAACCGGGAGAGGAACCGCAGCATGGACGTCCTGCCGCCGGACCGAtgccttcccttcctcatcTCCGTGGATGGAGACAGCAACAACTACATCAACGCGGCCTTAACTGAT AGCTACACTAAGAGTGCTGCCTTCATTGTCACCCTGCACCCGCTGCAGAACACCACCACCGACTTCTGGAGGTTGGTGTATGACTATGGCTGCACCTCCATCGTTATGCTCAACCAGCTGAACCAGTCCAACTCCGCCTGG ccctgccttcAGTACTGGCCTGAGCCTGGGCTCCAGCACTACGGCCCCATGGAGGTGGAGTACGTGTCAGGAGCAGCAGATGAGGACATCGTGTCCCGTCTCTTCCGAGTGCAGAACATAACCCGG CTGCAGGAGGGGCACCTGATGGTCCGGCACTTCCAGTACCTGCGGTGGTCAGCGTACAGAGACACCCCAGACTCCAAGAAGTCCTTCCTGCACCTCCTGGCCCAAGTGGAGAGGTGGCAGAAGGAGAGCGGCGATGGCAGGACTGTGGTGCACTGCTT GAATGGGGGTGGCCGGAGTGGCACCTACTGTGCCTCCACCATGATCCTGGAGATGATCAAGTGTCACAACATGGCAGATATCTTCTATGCTGCGAAGACCCTCCGTAACTACAAGCCAAATATGGTGGAGACCTTG GAGCAGTATCACTTCTGCTACGACATAGCACTGGAATACTTGGAGTCCCTGGAGACCAGATAG
- the PTPRU gene encoding receptor-type tyrosine-protein phosphatase U isoform X1 → MRSARALLLALALRVCALDSETPSGERGAGCTFEEDDDLNQCEYSQGEDDDFGWELVRSYMMPHLTADLPHGSYLMVNASQHAAGQRAHLLFQALSENDTHCLQFSYFMYSRDGHSPGTLSAYVRVMGGPVGSAVWNASGSHGRQWHQAELAVSLFWPSEYQVLFEAVISSERRGYLGLDDILLLNYPCSKAPHFSRLGDVEVNAGQNATFQCVAAGKAAEAERFLMQRQSGEVVPAASVKHISHRRFLATFQLDEVSKGEQDLYRCVTQSSRGSGVSNFAELIVKEPPTPIAPPQLLRAGSTYLIIQLNTNSIIGDGPIVRKEIEYRMTSGPWSEVHAVNMQTYKLWHLDPDTEYEISVLLTRPGEGGTGKPGPPLISRTKCAEPMRAPKGLAFSEIQSRQLTLQWEPLGYNLTRCHTYSVSLCYRYLVGSGLNQTFRECAKMERNANRYTIKNLLPYRNIHVKLILSNPEGRKEGKEVTFQTDEDVPGGIASESLTFTPLEDMIFLKWEEPVEPNGLITQYEISYQSIESSDPAVNVPGPRRTVSKLRNETYHVFSNLHPGTTYLFSVRARTGKGFGQTALTEITTNISAPTFDYGDMPSPLGESESTITVLLRPAQGRGAPISTYQVIVEEDRPKRIKRELGGQECFPVPLTFDDAMSRGSVHYFGAELPASSLTEAKPFTVGDNQTYSGYWNPPLEPKKAYLIYFQAMSNLKGETRLNCIRIARKAACKESKRPLEVSQHSEEMGLILGICAGGLVVLIILLGAIIVVIRKGRNYYSYSYYPKPVNMTKATINYRHEKTHMMSAIDRSFTDQSTLQEDERLGLSFMDTHNYSNRGKDRELQCSHCCDQRSSVVNESSSLLGGSPRRQCGRKGSPYHTGQLHPAVRVADLLQHINQMKTAEGYGFKQEYESFFEGWDASKKKDKTKGRQDHVSTYDRHRVKLHPLLGDPNSDYINANYIDIRINREGYHRSNHFIATQGPKQEMVYDFWRMVWQEHCSSIVMITKLVEVGRVKCSKYWPDDSEMYGDIKITLVKSEMLAEYAVRTFALERRGYSARHEVKQFHFTSWPEHGVPYHATGLLAFIRRVKASTPPDAGPIVIHCSAGTGRTGCYIVLDVMLDMAECEGVVDIYNCVKTLCSRRINMIQTEEQYIFIHDAILEACLCGETSIPASEFKPTYKEMVRIEPQSNSSQLREEFQTLNSVTPHLDVEECSIALLPRNRERNRSMDVLPPDRCLPFLISVDGDSNNYINAALTDSYTKSAAFIVTLHPLQNTTTDFWRLVYDYGCTSIVMLNQLNQSNSAWPCLQYWPEPGLQHYGPMEVEYVSGAADEDIVSRLFRVQNITRLQEGHLMVRHFQYLRWSAYRDTPDSKKSFLHLLAQVERWQKESGDGRTVVHCLNGGGRSGTYCASTMILEMIKCHNMADIFYAAKTLRNYKPNMVETLEQYHFCYDIALEYLESLETR, encoded by the exons GCTCCTACCTGATGGTGAACGCCTCGCAGCACGCCGCTGGCCAGAGGGCCCACCTGCTCTTCCAGGCGCTGAGCGAGAACGACACCCACTGCCTGCAGTTCAGCTACTTCATGTACAGCCGTGATGGTCACAGCCCCGGCACCCTCAGCGCCTACGTGCGGGTGATGGGGGGCCCGGTGGGCAGCGCGGTCTGGAATGCCTCAGGCTCCCACGGCCGCCAGTGGCACCAGGCTGAGCTGGCCGTCAGCTTGTTCTGGCCCAGCGAGTACCAG GTCCTCTTCGAGGCGGTGATCTCCAGCGAGCGCCGGGGCTACCTTGGCTTGGATGACATCTTGCTCTTGAATTATCCATGCT CGAAAGCCCCTCACTTCTCCCGCCTGGGTGACGTGGAGGTGAATGCGGGGCAAAATGCCACCTTCCAGTGTGTGGCTGCTGGCAAGGCCGCCGAGGCAGAGCGCTTCCTCATGCAG AGGCAGAGTGGCGAAGTGGTCCCCGCTGCCTCCGTGAAGCACATCAGCCACCGGCGCTTCCTGGCCACCTTCCAGCTGGACGAGGTGTCCAAAGGCGAGCAGGACCTGTACCGCTGTGTCACCCAGTCCAGCCGTGGCTCAGGGGTCTCCAACTTTGCTGAGCTCATTGTGAAAG AGCCCCCAACACCCATCGCACCCCCCCAGCTGCTGCGGGCTGGCTCCACCTACCTCATCATCCAGCTCAACACCAACTCCATCATCGGCGACGGCCCCATCGTGCGCAAGGAGATAGAGTACCGCATGACCTCAGGGCCATGGTCAGAGGTGCACGCTGTCAACATGCAGACCTACAAGCTCTGGCACCTGGATCCTGACACAGAGTACGAGATCAGCGTCCTGCTGACGCGTCCCGGTGAAGGGGGCACAGGCAAACCGGGACCCCCCCTCATCAGCCGCACCAAGTGTGCAG AGCCCATGCGGGCCCCCAAAGGCCTGGCTTTCTCCGAGATCCAATCCAGGCAGCTGACACTGCAGTGGGAACCGCTGGGCTACAACCTGACCCGCTGCCACACCTACAGCGTCTCGCTGTGCTACCGCTACCTGGTGGGCAGCGGCCTCAACCAGACCTTCCGCGAGTGTGCCAAGATGGAGCGCAACGCCAACCGCTACACCATCAAAAACCTGCTGCCCTACAGGAACATCCACGTCAAGCTCATCCTCTCCAACCCCGAGGGCCGCAAGGAGGGCAAGGAGGTGACGTTCCAGACGGATGAGGACG tgcCTGGTGGCATCGCCTCTGAGTCACTCACCTTCACCCCTCTGGAGGACATGATCTTTCTGAAGTGGGAGGAACCGGTGGAGCCCAATGGCCTCATCACGCAGTACGAG ATCAGCTACCAAAGCATTGAGTCCTCTGACCCAGCAGTCAACGTTCCCGGCCCGCGACGCACCGTCTCCAAGCTGCGCAATGAGACGTACCACGTCTTCTCCAACCTGCACCCTGGCACCACCTACCTCTTCTCAGTGCGTGCCCGCACAGGCAAGGGCTTTGGCCAGACAGCGCTCACAGAGATCACCACCAACATATCTG CTCCCACCTTCGACTATGGGGATATGCCATCACCTCTGGGCGAGTCAGAGAGCACAATCACGGTGCTGCTGCGGCCGGCGCAGGGCCGGGGGGCTCCCATCAG TACCTACCAGGTCATCGTGGAGGAGGACCGGCCCAAGAGGATCAAGCGGGAGCTGGGTGGGCAGGAGTGCTTCCCGGTGCCACTGACGTTTGATGATGCCATGTCTCGCGGCTCTGTGCACTATTttggggctgagctgcctgccagcagcctCACTGAAGCCAAGCCCTTCACTGTAGGGGACAACCAGACCTACAGTGGCTACTGGAACCCGCCACTGGAGCCCAAGAAGGCCTATCTCATCTACTTTCAGGCCATGAGCAACCTTAAAGGG GAAACCCGGCTCAACTGTATCCGCATTGCCCGCAAAG CTGCCTGCAAAGAGAGCAAACGACCTCTGGAGGTGTCTCAGCACTCGGAGGAGATGGGGCTGATCCTGGGAATCTGTGCTGGTGGGCTCGTCGTCCTCATTATCCTGCTGGGAGCCATCATTGTTGTCATTCGGAAAGG GAGGAACTACTATTCTTACTCCTATTACCC CAAACCTGTCAACATGACCAAAGCAACAATTAATTACCGCCACGAGAAGACACACATGATGAGTGCCATCGACCGGAGCTTCACGGACCAGAGCACGCTGCAGGAGGATGAGAGGCTGGGGCTGTCCTTCATGGACACCCACAACTACAGCAACCGTGGTAAGGACCGGGAGCTGCAGTGTTCCCATTGCT GTGACCAGCGCAGCAGTGTGGTCAATGAgtccagcagcctgctggggggATCTCCTCGCCGCCAGTGTGGCCGCAAAGGGTCCCCGTATCACACTGGGCAGCTGCACCCCGCCGTGCGCGTGGCAGATCTCCTCCAACACATCAACCAGATGAAGACAGCAGAAGGCTACGGCTTCAAGCAGGAGTATGAG AGCTTCTTTGAAGGCTGGGATGCTtcaaagaagaaagacaagACCAAAGGGAGACAGGATCACGTGTCGACGT ATGACCGCCACCGTGTGAAGCTCCATCCACTGCTGGGCGATCCCAACTCGGATTACATCAACGCCAACTACATTGAT ATTCGGATTAACCGAGAA GGTTATCACAGGTCCAACCACTTCATCGCCACCCAAG GTCCTAAGCAGGAGATGGTGTACGACTTCTGGCGCATGGTGTGGCAGGAGCACTGTTCCAGCATCGTGATGATAACCAAGCTGGTGGAAGTGGGCCGG GTGAAATGCTCCAAATATTGGCCGGATGACTCGGAGATGTATGGGGACATCAAGATCACCTTGGTGAAGTCAGAGATGCTGGCAGAGTACGCCGTGCGGACCTTTGCTCTCGAGAGG CGAGGTTACTCAGCCCGGCACGAAGTGAAGCAGTTCCACTTCACATCCTGGCCTGAGCACGGCGTCCCCTACCACGCCACGGGGCTGCTGGCCTTCATCCGCCGTGTGAAGGCATCCACACCACCCGATGCTGGCCCCATCGTCATCCACTGCAG TGCTGGCACGGGGAGGACCGGCTGCTACATCGTTCTGGATGTTATGCTGGACATGGCCGAGTGTGAGGGTGTTGTGGACATCTACAACTGTGTGAAGACGCTGTGCTCACGGAGGATCAACATGATACAGACAGAG gAGCAGTACATCTTCATCCACGATGCCATCCTGGAAGCCTGCCTGTGTGGTGAAACCAGCATCCCTGCCAGCGAGTTCAAGCCCACCTACAAGGAGATGGTGAGGATTGAGCCGCAGAGCAATTCCTCACAGCTGCGGGAGGAGTTCCAG ACCTTGAACTCGGTGACTCCCCACCTGGATGTGGAAGAGTGCAGCATCGCCCTCCTGCCCCGCAACCGGGAGAGGAACCGCAGCATGGACGTCCTGCCGCCGGACCGAtgccttcccttcctcatcTCCGTGGATGGAGACAGCAACAACTACATCAACGCGGCCTTAACTGAT AGCTACACTAAGAGTGCTGCCTTCATTGTCACCCTGCACCCGCTGCAGAACACCACCACCGACTTCTGGAGGTTGGTGTATGACTATGGCTGCACCTCCATCGTTATGCTCAACCAGCTGAACCAGTCCAACTCCGCCTGG ccctgccttcAGTACTGGCCTGAGCCTGGGCTCCAGCACTACGGCCCCATGGAGGTGGAGTACGTGTCAGGAGCAGCAGATGAGGACATCGTGTCCCGTCTCTTCCGAGTGCAGAACATAACCCGG CTGCAGGAGGGGCACCTGATGGTCCGGCACTTCCAGTACCTGCGGTGGTCAGCGTACAGAGACACCCCAGACTCCAAGAAGTCCTTCCTGCACCTCCTGGCCCAAGTGGAGAGGTGGCAGAAGGAGAGCGGCGATGGCAGGACTGTGGTGCACTGCTT GAATGGGGGTGGCCGGAGTGGCACCTACTGTGCCTCCACCATGATCCTGGAGATGATCAAGTGTCACAACATGGCAGATATCTTCTATGCTGCGAAGACCCTCCGTAACTACAAGCCAAATATGGTGGAGACCTTG GAGCAGTATCACTTCTGCTACGACATAGCACTGGAATACTTGGAGTCCCTGGAGACCAGATAG